DNA from Gemmatimonadaceae bacterium:
TCCACCCACACCTGGCCGGCGTCGGGCTCGAGGAGGCCGACGATGTGCTTGATGGCCACGGACTTTCCGCTGCCCGAGTAGCCGATGATGACGACCGTCTCGCCTTCGGGGACGTCCAGGGTGAAGCCGTCGAGGACGACTTTCTGGCCAAAGGATTTGTGGACGTCGATCAGACGGATCATGGGCGGCGGTGGACGGGATAAGAAATGTGATCGAAGGGCCGGGTTCCCGCAAACTGGCCGCCCGGGGGGAAAAAGGAATGGGCCGGCTTTCGCCGGCCCATGCCGAGGACTTTGCGTGTCGTTTTGCCGTCCTACCGTCCTACTCCCCTACCGTCCTACTATCTCAAGCGGCGAAGCTGCCCAGCGCCCTGCCCACGTCGCCCTCGCGGAGCCGCTTGAGCGCGCGGTCGCGGAGCTGGCGAACGCGCTCGCGGGTGACGCCGAGCATGGAGCCGATCTCCTCGAGCGTGTGTTCGCGGCCGCCTTCGAGCCCGAAGTAGAGGCGCAGCACCTTGGCGTCGCGCGGGGGAAGCGTGGAGAGCGCCTGCTCGATCTCGTCGGTGAGGAAGCGGTTCATGGCTTCCTCTTCGGTGTCGGGCATCTCGTCGGCCACGAAGCGTTCGATGAGCGAGCGATCGCCTTCGGGGTCCATGGGGGCGTCGAGGCGCACGTCGCTGGTGTTGAGCGCGGCAAGCGACTGGACGACGTCCACCGAGAGGCCGGTGAGGTGCGAGAGTTCTTCGGGGCTGGGCTCTCGATTGAGCTTCTGGCGGAGGATCTCCGAGGCCTTGATGATGCGCGAGAGGTCGGCGGTGCGGTTGAGCGGCACGCGGACCGTGCGCCCCTGGCGGGCGAGGGCCGAGAGGATGGCCTGGCGGA
Protein-coding regions in this window:
- a CDS encoding RNA polymerase sigma factor RpoD/SigA; protein product: MTEVKRRRRRTAPAGIAPNEPERDILDQYLYEVSTYPLLKGMEEIELARKIRAGDQDALQELVKRNLRFVISVAKKYQNRGLPLIDLIGEGNVGLLTAARKFDPDQGVKFISYAVWWIRQAILSALARQGRTVRVPLNRTADLSRIIKASEILRQKLNREPSPEELSHLTGLSVDVVQSLAALNTSDVRLDAPMDPEGDRSLIERFVADEMPDTEEEAMNRFLTDEIEQALSTLPPRDAKVLRLYFGLEGGREHTLEEIGSMLGVTRERVRQLRDRALKRLREGDVGRALGSFAA